Below is a window of Paremcibacter congregatus DNA.
TCAATTCCTCACTCAGCGCCTTGTTATCTGACATGGAATTATCCGCCAATGCTGACCGCAACCCCAGGTCCGCAAGAAGGTTGGCACTATATTGGGCCAGTGTCACTGTCGTTGCACTTAAACCACCGGCCTTGCTATAGGTGCGGGTCATCGTTTCCAGTTCCTTCAGGGCCAATGCCCCCGCCTGATCACCAACACTGAGAACGTTATCCCCCACCAAAGCTGTCTGATCCAGACGCGCCAAGGCCATTTGACTTGGATTGGCGCTGATCCTGTCACTAACTTTCAGGTCAATGGCGCTATCCATTTTATATTGTTCCCCAATCCCGAAGAATGCAGACATGGAGGTATTGGTTGTTCCTCTGGTCGTCGTATCATTCTTGATATGCACACTGATTGCACCCGCGCCCGGATTGGGGGTGGTGATCAGTTCACCGTTGGCCGACAGGGAAAATGTCGCAACAGCGCTCAGCGGACTACTATTCAAATCGGTGAGAATATCATTAAAACTCGTTCCGCCGACGGTCAGCGTATGTGTCCCGATAGCCTGACCGCTAACGTCATTAAGCTCAATCAGAATGGTGCCGCCAACGGTAAATCCGTGGTCATCCGTTCCCACAACTCCGGTTTCAAAATGCGCCGGGCTTTTGGATTGAACCAAATTGTTCAACCCGAAGAAATGCGAGAACCCCCGCCCGCCACGGTTGCTTTCATTACCCGCCACTTCCGACATTGTAATGCCATGCGCCGCGTTTGTTGCCGTCAAAGACATAACCCCGTTCGAGAAGGACAATGTCCCCGTTCCCGCCAGGCCGGCATTCACGGCGGTAACCACATCCCCGACGGTCGGGCCGATCGCGCTAAAATCAATATTCACTTTGGAAACCAGATCACCGGAAGCGTCTGTCACGGCAAAAACGGTTTCTCCGGTAAAGTTATGATTATCCGTCAGAAGCAGGCCTGTATTAACGCCGGTCAGCAAATTAACCCCGGGCACCGCCGAATTCATATTATGAACCCTGTTCATCTCATCAGTGAAACCCGACGCCATGCTGCCCAGTTGCAAAGCAATCTCCGGCAAATCCTTGTCCCGCAGTGTCAACAAGCCTTTCAGCTTGCCAGACTTCACCTCACCATCCAACGTAATGGTGCTGGGCATCACTGCCCCACTCACATTATCCAGTCGATGAACGGTAATTGCGGAAAACGGTGTGGATGACGTGACAACACCCGGCGGACTATATTGCAATTTTGTCTGTACCGCACTCACCAGAGACACCCCGGAAGTCGTTGTAATCTGGACGCTGTTGTTCCCCGCATCAACAATATTTATGTCCATAATTGTCGAAAGTTCCGCAATGGCCTGCTCTCGACTTTCTGTTAAAGCCCCAGGCTCTCCTCCGGTCAGGGTTTCCTTGATGATCAAAGGATTCAACGTGTGAATACGTTCTGTCAGGGCATTTATCCGCGCAACCTGCTCTGCGATCTGGTGACTGGCGTCAAGCCGCATGGTCTGGATGTCCTCCGCCAGGCTGCCGATTTCAGATCCAAACTGATCAATCGCGGACAAGGCTCTTTCTTTTT
It encodes the following:
- the flgK gene encoding flagellar hook-associated protein FlgK, which translates into the protein MSINSIINNSLTGLFTNQAALRVTSNNVANVNTPGYARQVVRQEAIINGTAVGGVKISGIDRIVDKFLVKASYDANADFSRYEVESAYHSRIQSLLGRPDQNKSLSGKIDDIFSAISEVALNPLSAIQKERALSAIDQFGSEIGSLAEDIQTMRLDASHQIAEQVARINALTERIHTLNPLIIKETLTGGEPGALTESREQAIAELSTIMDINIVDAGNNSVQITTTSGVSLVSAVQTKLQYSPPGVVTSSTPFSAITVHRLDNVSGAVMPSTITLDGEVKSGKLKGLLTLRDKDLPEIALQLGSMASGFTDEMNRVHNMNSAVPGVNLLTGVNTGLLLTDNHNFTGETVFAVTDASGDLVSKVNIDFSAIGPTVGDVVTAVNAGLAGTGTLSFSNGVMSLTATNAAHGITMSEVAGNESNRGGRGFSHFFGLNNLVQSKSPAHFETGVVGTDDHGFTVGGTILIELNDVSGQAIGTHTLTVGGTSFNDILTDLNSSPLSAVATFSLSANGELITTPNPGAGAISVHIKNDTTTRGTTNTSMSAFFGIGEQYKMDSAIDLKVSDRISANPSQMALARLDQTALVGDNVLSVGDQAGALALKELETMTRTYSKAGGLSATTVTLAQYSANLLADLGLRSALADNSMSDNKALSEELNRKATDVSGVNMDEELGNMVIYQNAYSASARLLTTAKEMYDTILQIL